The Methanobrevibacter sp. DNA segment CTACAGTTTCAACTGAATTCATTATTACAGTAATTGCTTCATATAAATCTCTTTGTTTTAACTCCTCAAAAACACAGTTAAACAAAATTCCCATAGTTCTTTTATCCTCAGAGCATCTTTTTAGTAAAGATAGAAATATAAATCTTGTAAATACAATTGCCACATGTGCATTAAGAGCATCAAAAGAAAGACTTTTAAATCCATTAACAAGTTTAAGGTTTGATTTACAAACCTTAAAAAAATCTTCAATACTCCATCTTCTAGAATATAATTTTATAATTTCTTCTTCTGATAATTCAAAATCTGTAGATAAAATAGCAATCCAATCTTTTTTACTAGTGCTATTATTTTTAACAAAGACTATTTTAACTGGTAACACATAATCATTATATTTTATTTTAGCCTTTACAGATAGAATATATTTTGATTTTCCAGGCCTTTTTTTAGCTATTTTATATATTTCTTTAATATTTAATTTATCACCATCATACATAAATTTCATTTTATTTTTTTTAAGCCTGCATATTACATCTAGATTAAGATTATTTTTTATTTGTGAAATTAGTGATGAAACAGCAAACCAACTATCAAATAAAACAATATCTGCATATATTCCTGAATTTTGAGCTTTTTTAATAAGAGAATACGCCATTTGTATCTTTGACTTTATA contains these protein-coding regions:
- a CDS encoding transposase; translation: MFNTGIDNITNNVNFDSSINRFFNEFDISRLLHNSNARKTNGVSESELFKYWFSNVFKGSSMYMQIVNKTFNEDFSKNSLYRFVNNEKINWKKFISSISKTVINNEIEYLTSSSNKKCYVLDDTTIEKNRSKKTELQARVFDHTQKSFKTGFKLLTLGYSDGHSFIPAGYNVHSSSSPKNILCPAKKCDKRSLAFKRREDAIKSKIQMAYSLIKKAQNSGIYADIVLFDSWFAVSSLISQIKNNLNLDVICRLKKNKMKFMYDGDKLNIKEIYKIAKKRPGKSKYILSVKAKIKYNDYVLPVKIVFVKNNSTSKKDWIAILSTDFELSEEEIIKLYSRRWSIEDFFKVCKSNLKLVNGFKSLSFDALNAHVAIVFTRFIFLSLLKRCSEDKRTMGILFNCVFEELKQRDLYEAITVIMNSVETV